A stretch of Nitrospirota bacterium DNA encodes these proteins:
- the rplW gene encoding 50S ribosomal protein L23 codes for MSKILVQPEEVRWQNLLVRQVVTEKTKGFQMSDNQWVFEVTKDATKTAIKHAVEKLYKVTVTRVATLIVRGKGVAGRTRSPKGMKFFESRRPNWKKAVVTLKEGQRLPLA; via the coding sequence ATGAGCAAGATCCTCGTTCAGCCTGAGGAAGTACGGTGGCAGAATCTCCTGGTCCGTCAGGTGGTGACCGAGAAAACCAAGGGTTTTCAGATGAGTGACAATCAGTGGGTTTTCGAAGTGACGAAGGATGCAACCAAGACGGCCATCAAACACGCCGTCGAGAAACTGTACAAGGTCACGGTGACCCGGGTCGCCACGCTGATCGTGCGCGGCAAGGGCGTGGCCGGCCGGACCCGCTCCCCCAAGGGCATGAAGTTTTTCGAGTCGCGCCGGCCCAACTGGAAGAAAGCCGTCGTAACCCTGAAGGAGGGCCAGCGGCTGCCGCTGGCCTGA
- the rplD gene encoding 50S ribosomal protein L4 → MTDMASVPVVNSRNERVGDLNLPPALFEARVRKDLMHSAVVAHLARLRQGTASTKTRSAMKGGGKKPWKQKHTGRARAGSIISPIWVGGAIVFGPLPRDYGWHLPKKVNRAALFSALSHQFKSGNLSVVDELKVEKGKTKEAAVILSALGVGENVLVIDASPDPLLRRAVRNLPKVRLTVPQNLDVYTILLHKKIVLTRKGVESLKTWFKADGEGKPS, encoded by the coding sequence GTGACGGATATGGCCTCCGTTCCGGTTGTCAACAGTCGAAATGAGCGCGTGGGAGATTTGAATCTTCCCCCGGCGTTGTTCGAAGCTCGTGTCCGCAAAGATTTGATGCACTCCGCCGTCGTCGCCCATCTGGCCCGGCTCCGTCAGGGAACCGCCTCCACGAAAACTCGAAGCGCCATGAAAGGCGGCGGCAAGAAGCCCTGGAAGCAGAAGCATACGGGGCGCGCGCGGGCCGGATCCATCATATCGCCGATTTGGGTGGGTGGAGCCATCGTATTTGGGCCGCTACCCCGCGACTACGGCTGGCACCTGCCCAAGAAAGTGAACCGCGCTGCTCTGTTCTCGGCCCTCTCCCATCAATTCAAGAGCGGAAACCTGTCCGTGGTGGATGAGCTGAAGGTGGAAAAGGGGAAGACCAAGGAAGCGGCCGTGATCCTGTCGGCCCTCGGCGTGGGAGAAAACGTGCTGGTCATCGATGCTTCGCCGGACCCGTTGCTGAGGCGCGCCGTGAGAAACTTGCCGAAGGTTCGCCTGACGGTTCCCCAGAACCTGGATGTGTACACCATTCTTCTCCACAAAAAGATCGTGTTGACCCGGAAGGGAGTGGAAAGCCTGAAGACTTGGTTCAAGGCCGACGGGGAGGGGAAACCGTCATGA
- the rplC gene encoding 50S ribosomal protein L3 yields the protein MAGGLSGLLGTKVGMTRVFEKDGTVTPVTVVKAGPCFVTQIKTPEKDGYGAIQVGFAAVKENRATKPMLGHFKKSGGRAFRHVKEFKVGAIDGFQLGQEITVGIFAKGDKVGVSGVTKGRGFQGVIRRHGHTGGKDSHGSMFHRAPGSAGSGTDPGRVLKGREFPGHMGAKQATIKGLEVVEVKESDQLLLIKGALPGPPNGVLVIMKAS from the coding sequence ATGGCGGGCGGGCTCTCCGGACTCCTTGGGACGAAAGTCGGAATGACCAGAGTCTTCGAGAAGGACGGAACCGTAACGCCCGTGACGGTGGTCAAGGCCGGCCCCTGTTTCGTGACGCAAATCAAAACCCCGGAGAAGGATGGTTATGGCGCCATTCAAGTAGGGTTCGCCGCCGTGAAGGAGAATCGGGCCACCAAGCCGATGCTCGGACATTTCAAGAAGAGTGGAGGCCGCGCGTTCCGTCATGTGAAGGAATTCAAAGTGGGCGCCATTGATGGCTTTCAACTCGGGCAGGAAATCACGGTGGGCATTTTCGCCAAGGGAGACAAGGTCGGCGTGTCGGGCGTGACCAAGGGGCGGGGATTCCAGGGCGTTATCCGGCGTCACGGTCATACGGGCGGCAAGGATTCGCACGGCTCGATGTTCCACCGCGCGCCGGGGAGCGCGGGGTCGGGCACCGATCCCGGTCGGGTTCTCAAGGGACGCGAATTCCCGGGGCACATGGGCGCAAAACAGGCCACGATCAAGGGACTCGAAGTCGTCGAGGTGAAGGAAAGCGATCAGCTTCTTCTGATCAAAGGTGCGCTTCCCGGACCGCCGAACGGAGTTCTCGTCATCATGAAAGCGTCTTGA
- the rpsJ gene encoding 30S ribosomal protein S10: protein MENSKDRIILKSFDHRLLDKAVKDVVDTLNRTGAQMAGPIPLPTKINRFCVLRSPHVNKKSREHFEIRTHKRVIYIISGTSMTGEALSKLELPAGVSASIKKG, encoded by the coding sequence GTGGAGAACAGCAAAGACCGGATCATCCTCAAGTCCTTCGACCACCGTCTGTTGGACAAGGCGGTGAAGGACGTGGTGGATACCTTGAACCGGACGGGCGCGCAGATGGCCGGCCCCATTCCTCTGCCCACCAAGATCAACCGGTTTTGTGTTCTTCGATCGCCCCATGTCAATAAGAAATCCCGCGAACATTTTGAGATCCGCACGCACAAGCGCGTGATCTACATCATCAGCGGAACATCGATGACCGGCGAGGCCCTGTCGAAGCTCGAGCTTCCGGCGGGCGTGAGCGCCAGCATCAAGAAGGGATGA
- the tuf gene encoding elongation factor Tu, translating into MSKQKFDRKKPHVNIGTIGHVDHGKTTLTSAITNVLARKGLAQARSYEEIDNAPEEKARGVTINVHHAEYETPTRHYAHVDCPGHADYIKNMITGAAQMDGAILVVSAPDGPMPQTREHILLARQVGVPHIVVFLNKCDAMEDKELLDLVELEVRELLTKYEFPGDKIPVVRGSAIKALEGDTSDIGEAAILKLMETIDTIIPEPVRDIDKPFLMPVEDVFSISGRGTVVTGRVERGKAKVGEEVEIVGFRATSKTVITGVEMFRKVLDEGRAGDNVGLLLRGTKKEDVERGQVVSKPGSVTPHTKFDGEVYILSKEEGGRHTPFFKGYRPQFYFRTTDVTGSVELPAGVEMVLPGDNVKMKVELITPIAMEEGLRFAIREGGKTVGAGVVAKINE; encoded by the coding sequence ATGTCGAAACAGAAATTCGATCGAAAGAAGCCGCACGTGAATATCGGAACGATCGGTCACGTGGATCACGGGAAGACGACCCTCACAAGCGCGATCACGAACGTCCTCGCGCGAAAGGGGTTGGCCCAGGCCAGGTCCTATGAGGAAATCGACAACGCCCCGGAGGAAAAGGCGCGAGGCGTGACGATCAACGTCCACCACGCGGAATACGAGACCCCCACCCGCCACTATGCGCACGTCGACTGCCCCGGGCACGCGGACTACATCAAGAACATGATCACCGGCGCCGCTCAGATGGACGGCGCCATTCTCGTTGTCAGCGCCCCGGACGGCCCGATGCCCCAGACGCGGGAGCACATTCTTCTGGCCCGACAGGTGGGCGTCCCCCACATCGTGGTGTTCCTCAACAAGTGCGATGCCATGGAGGACAAGGAGTTGCTGGATCTTGTCGAATTGGAAGTTCGGGAGTTGCTCACCAAATATGAATTCCCCGGCGACAAGATTCCCGTTGTTCGCGGAAGCGCCATTAAGGCGTTGGAGGGCGACACGAGTGATATCGGTGAGGCAGCCATCCTGAAACTGATGGAGACCATCGACACGATCATCCCCGAGCCCGTCCGGGACATCGACAAACCGTTCCTGATGCCGGTGGAGGACGTATTCTCCATCTCAGGCCGCGGGACGGTGGTTACGGGCCGCGTGGAGCGGGGCAAGGCCAAGGTGGGCGAAGAAGTCGAAATCGTTGGATTTCGGGCCACGTCCAAAACCGTCATCACGGGTGTCGAGATGTTCCGCAAGGTTCTCGATGAAGGCAGGGCGGGCGACAACGTCGGTCTCCTTCTTCGAGGCACCAAGAAAGAAGATGTGGAGCGCGGTCAGGTGGTCTCCAAACCCGGAAGCGTCACGCCCCACACGAAATTCGACGGGGAGGTTTACATTCTCAGCAAGGAGGAAGGCGGTCGTCACACGCCCTTCTTCAAGGGATACCGCCCGCAGTTCTACTTCCGCACCACCGATGTGACCGGCAGCGTGGAACTGCCGGCGGGCGTGGAAATGGTTCTGCCGGGTGACAACGTGAAAATGAAGGTCGAATTGATCACGCCCATTGCCATGGAAGAGGGTCTCCGGTTCGCCATCCGCGAGGGCGGCAAAACCGTGGGCGCCGGCGTGGTCGCCAAGATCAACGAGTAG